In the genome of Bacteroides mediterraneensis, the window ACGATTTCTTTTGAGGTTGCCTTTATGGGAATGTCCAAGGTTACTCCGGCAGACAGATAGAAGGAGAATTTCTGTCGGCTTCCTACGTTGAACAGACCTTTCAGTGGAATCCCGATATAATTGATTTTCTGCGTTTCTTTCCAATGGGAATCTGTGATAGTTGTAAAATCAGCGCGCAAATATGTATATCGTAAACCCGTTTCAATGCCCCAACGTTCATTGATTCTCTTGTGCAATGAAAGGGACAAGGTTATAGGAATGTGATAGTAAGATTTTTTTGTTACTTCTTGCGGCTTTTCGGACGAAACACCTCCTGGAATCATCATCTTTTGAGTATTTGTCTGCCTGTTGACGCCTGAAACCGACAAGGCCAGTGACCAATTCTTTCTGTTCTCGGTACCTTGTCTTATTTCTTGTTTTCTACTCATTGGAGGATTGCTTAGCCTTACACTGTCTTTTCTTTCTGTCATATTGTTTGGTGAAATTGTTTCTTCCTCGGGTATTTCTACCTGAGTTGAATCAGAATGTACATAGTGGCAGACTGTTATGTATTTAGGGGCATTATTTGCCGTATCTTTGAATAAAATATCTTTTGATTCTTTTTCTTTTTTAGACTGGGTGATGATTTTTGAAGACGTGTGTACGATTTCTTTTGATTTATAGAACAGAATTTGCAAAAGAAGGACGGATGATAATAGGAACAGGGTTATGACTATATAATAGTGTGCCAGCAGTTTACGGAGCAATACTTTTGCTCTTGACAATTGTGAGGAAGAAGAATGAGGAGCTATATTTAACAGCGAACCGATTTCCTTGTGAGATAATCCTTCCAATACTGCCAGCTTGAAAACTTCACGATAACCTTCTGGTAAAGTGTCTATCATCTTTCGCATGACGGCATAAGACGGAAAGTCTGTTGAATAGGATTGTGCTTGCGGTACCTCGGATTCTTCTATTTCTTCTAAAGAAACGAGGATGGTTGAATGAGACTGCTCCAAGTATCTCAATGACATGTTTTTCATTATTTTTCCCATCCAGCTTTCCAGCTTTTCGGGAGAGCGCAGGGTATGGATGGAAGTAAAAATGATAATGAATCCATCATGCAAGAGGTCGTTGACTGTTTGTTTGTCTGAAATGTACTGACTGCAAATGCGTTTCATTTTGTTTGCATAAGTGGTATAGAGCAAACTTAAAGCCTGCTTATCTCCTTCTTTGCACAGATTCACCAGTTCTTTTTTTGTCATATTTTATTTTCCTATATTTATAGGATAGAAGAACCCGGGGTAGGCTGCATGCGAATTTAGACTTTAACACATTTTATTTCAGGGTACTTTAATTGTGAAAACTGTCATTCGTGGAACTTTTTCAAAAAAAAAGATGAAGTTTTTGTTTTAGCTTGCGAGATTGAGTTATGTGAGAATCAATGTTCTTTCCTACTGATTCTCACATAAAAAAGACAGATTAGCGTAGTCTCCCACTGCCGTGACAGCTTGGACATTGTCCTCCTCCATGACATATACTGCAATCATGGTATCTTCCGTTGTAATCTTTCCATTCTCCTCTGCCTGCACACATGGTACATTTTCCTGTTCCATGGCAGTTTGGGCATGCTCCATAGTCTTTTGTTGAGTTTGATTGATTGCTATTGAAATTGCGGTTCATCATTGCTGCATTTCCTTGAATTTCTATTTGCATCTTAAGCGCATTTCTGAAATTTTGTCTTGTTTGGTCAGTAGCTGGCCAGAAACCATTTTGGTTGATTCTCTCTATAGCTTGTTTAGCATTTATATTACCATACTGGCTACCTAATGAATAGCATTCTTTGGCTAACTCATGATTTACGTTTACTCCCATTCCTAGTTCACAACAGACACCAATAAAAAACATTGCCTCTGCATTTTCTAATTTCATAGCTTCTTCAAAGGCGTCAAATGCTTCTTTGTAATTTCCGTGTACTAATGCTGCTTGTCCTTTTCCGCATAATCCTAAAGCTTTTCCATATTCATACGCTTTTTGATTTTGGTATTGGGGATCAACCATTAGTCCGCTGCCGCCACAAAAAAGGCATGATGCATAACCAGCTCTTCCCGTACCTCCACAATAAATACATGTGACTTTAGGTATGTTTTTTTGTGCGTGGCTTGCTAAAGGTAACATTAGTAATAGGCATAGTAATATTTGTAGTTTTGAATATAATTTTTTCATTTGTTCTGATTAAAATTTATGGTTGTTTATATTAGAATGCATAACCCAGCTTGAGTTGGAAATTGTTAGTGAACAAGTTTCCACGTCTGCGTGATTCTTTTCCTATTTTTACTAATTCATTTCCTCCTTCAAATATGGCGATAAATCCTCTTTGCCATGTAAAGTCTATATTAAATTTACCAAACCAATAACCTATCCCCAGATTAATACCTGCGTCATATCGTTTCATATTGTCATAATCTTTAATTTTGGTTTCTGTAGAGCTTACGGTCTTATCATTTCTGTTACCATATTTAGATGTTGAAATGATATGATCTGTATAATCTTTTTTATATTTTCCAGCGATATCATAGCTGGCATAAGCTCCAAGATGTATGTCTGCAGCCATTTTTTCAAGAAATATATATCGATAACCAATAGTAAACGGAGAAAATTTTACTGTATGGCAGAGCATTGATTCATCTTGGAATTTGCCATGATAGTCAGTTCCTCCACTAATAGATGAAGTTGCACTCTTTTCCCATGAAGAAGAAGATGTATATCCTCTTGATGCCATACCAAGTTCCATTCCCCAATATAGTGGATGGTTTCCAAAAGATTTGTTAAAACCTAATGTAAATTCATATCCAGTGGCTTTTCCGAAACTGCCATTCCAGTTGTCGTTTTCCCATTGTAGTTTGGTCGTTTCTATATTTGATCCAGTAAAACCATTAAAACCTACACCAGCACGAATGATCCAGATAGCTTTTCTGCCCTTGAAATCTGGAAGTTTGATTGTCTCATTGAAGTCTTTGGCTTGTGCATGAGAGAAAAATAATGTTATAAAAGCAAACGTTAATACTTTAAGTAGTTCAAAATGTAATTTTTTCATAATCTGTTTAATTTAGAATTTGATATAGTTGATAAATTAATTGTTTATTTACCGAGCCAGTCTTCATTTTCTGAATGTTGAAACCTCTCTCCCCGTTTTTCCCATTTTTCTCTTAATGCTCTCATCTTGGATTGGTATTCTTTTCGTTTGGCATCGTCATATTCCATATTTCCGTAACGCATTTTGCTTAACATTCCGTCATAATTAGCATATGTTCTACTGTCGGTATTTTTATTTTGATTTGCGGATATAGAATAAGGAGATGTTGAGGGCTCTTTTTGGGGGGATATATTATTGTCAGATATACTTGTATTGTCGGAGATATTGACATTTGAATTTGTATTGATAAAAGATTTTTCTCTTTCTTTCATAGATTGGACTTCACTTGCAATTTGGACGCTTTGGCTTGCCGCCTGTGCAAAATATCCGAATGCTTCCGATAATGAACTCTTGATATTAGCTTTTCTATTGGCATCAATATTCCGATAGTTTATGGATGAACTGACAATATTGTAGTTGTCACCCTCAAAATTAATTGTTTCCCATTCTCCATTATATAGAAGGTACAATCCGATACCATTTCTTTTTCCTTCTTTGAAATTGCTTAACCATAAATCTCCGTTGTTATATATTATTATACCGTAGCCGTTGACAATTCCTTTTTTCATTTCTCCTAAGAAAAATTCTCCATTGCCAAAATCAAAATAAGAAAAATATTTTTGTTGGTCTATATTCGTAGATGGATACTGTGAGGTTGGCTTATTTTTTTCGAATAGGCCTTGGTAGATCATATTGCCATTATTAGCGTAACAAATACCGAAGCCGGATTTTTCTCCATTCTTCCAGTTACCGATATACACAGTACAGCTATCGCAATTAT includes:
- a CDS encoding outer membrane beta-barrel protein, producing MKKLHFELLKVLTFAFITLFFSHAQAKDFNETIKLPDFKGRKAIWIIRAGVGFNGFTGSNIETTKLQWENDNWNGSFGKATGYEFTLGFNKSFGNHPLYWGMELGMASRGYTSSSSWEKSATSSISGGTDYHGKFQDESMLCHTVKFSPFTIGYRYIFLEKMAADIHLGAYASYDIAGKYKKDYTDHIISTSKYGNRNDKTVSSTETKIKDYDNMKRYDAGINLGIGYWFGKFNIDFTWQRGFIAIFEGGNELVKIGKESRRRGNLFTNNFQLKLGYAF
- a CDS encoding sigma-70 family RNA polymerase sigma factor yields the protein MTKKELVNLCKEGDKQALSLLYTTYANKMKRICSQYISDKQTVNDLLHDGFIIIFTSIHTLRSPEKLESWMGKIMKNMSLRYLEQSHSTILVSLEEIEESEVPQAQSYSTDFPSYAVMRKMIDTLPEGYREVFKLAVLEGLSHKEIGSLLNIAPHSSSSQLSRAKVLLRKLLAHYYIVITLFLLSSVLLLQILFYKSKEIVHTSSKIITQSKKEKESKDILFKDTANNAPKYITVCHYVHSDSTQVEIPEEETISPNNMTERKDSVRLSNPPMSRKQEIRQGTENRKNWSLALSVSGVNRQTNTQKMMIPGGVSSEKPQEVTKKSYYHIPITLSLSLHKRINERWGIETGLRYTYLRADFTTITDSHWKETQKINYIGIPLKGLFNVGSRQKFSFYLSAGVTLDIPIKATSKEIVSDENGKIISDKKSYIQPPLQWSTNLGIGVQYQITPSIGIYAEPNLHYYFKTKHSIETIRTEEPFQVALPIGIRLSW